Genomic DNA from Myxosarcina sp. GI1:
GTTTTGCCAACCTCAATGGTGCTAACCTTAATGGTGCCGACTTCCTATTTGCCACCCTCAGTTTTGCATACCTCGGTTTTGCCAACCTCAATGGTGCTAACCTTAGTTTTGCCACCCTCAGAAATGCCATCCTCAGAAATGCCATCCTCAGAGATGCCATCCTCATTAACACCGACCTTAGAGATACCTTCATCGGTTTTGCTGAAAATCTTAGCAATCAACAAATCAAATATGCTTGTTTCTGGGAAAAGGCAATATACACCGAGGTAGACTGGAATGAGATAGAAGAAAAATTGATTACAGTAGATGAAAAAGCCAATCAAAAAAGGATTGAAGCAATAAGACAAGATAAAACTTCAGACCCAGAAACTCCTCCCGATTGCGACAAATGGAAATAGCGATCGCTCTACTGTATTGTCATCAAGTAACACTGTATCGTCATCACTACACACTTATTTTTTCCTCTTACTCCTATTACTCAATACTTTTAATATCTCTTCAACTGGGGCTTTTTCAGTGTTCATCTTCTGAATCTGCGATCGCATCTTCTTAGGAATGTAGGCACATGATTTAACCAGCCGATCGCCCTGCTCCCAAAATTCGTAATGATACCAAGTCTGTTTGTATTCAGTACCATTTTTCTTAATTACCCGCCAGTTAATGTAGCCGCTTCCCGTTCCCTTCTTCCTGCGTGACTTTTTACTAGGGGATATATCATTATCTGTCTTGCACTTTTGCTTCTGAGGAAAGTTGGGGAAAACATAGAGTTTGGGCAGAGAAACAATTCTGTCATCTACTTTTACATCAAATTCTGAGCCGCGATCGCCTACTATCAAACCCTCAAATGGCTTTTTGTGTGGTTGTTTTATCAGACAGGGCATTGAGATAGAGGACTCGACGGAGAGCGATCGCTGCTTGTCCTGGAGTGACTGTTCTACCTGCGAGATACCTAGCTCTAATTCTTCCTGGTGACTTACTTGGCTCGGTGTAGTGACATTCTTCGAGTATTGCTTCGTTAAGCCCTCGAACCAGTCTGACGGATAGCCCATTATTGACGCGATCGCGCAAGTCCCTAACTGTAAGCCATTGGGAACTAAGCCTTTGTCTTTGAACCATTTCTCGCATTTGGTCTGACCAGCAGGGCGCATTTTGGTAGAGGTCTGCCCACTCGTTAGGGTAGGAAATGATAAATAGTCTGAGTCTTTGATGACCCGCTCCAAGCTTTGCCGCCGAGACATACTCAATTTCTGTAGAATATCCTGCCAAGCTGAGTCCGCCAAGAATAGCTCGAAGTCCTCGTCTGATAACTCCTTCAGGTTGTTCGATAATACAGAAGCGGGGTTGAGCTTCAATAAGGCATCTAAGTCCCTCTCGCCAAAGAGACGAAGCTGGATGTTTGAGTCCCGTTCTGCTTCCTGCGTTACTCGTTCCCGTACAGGGGAATCCCATTGTGATGAGATCGAATGCACCTGGTTCGGGTTGGTAGTCTCTGATGTCGGAATGGATTGGTACTCCTGGGAAATGCGATCGCAAGACTGTTTGAGCGTCGGAATCAATTTCGACAAATTGAGTTGTTTGGATTCCTCCAAGTTGTTTGGCTGCCAAGGTAAAGCCTCCGATTCCTGAAAAGAGGTCGAGATGTCTGAGCATATAGTTTTTTCTTCGTCGTTGGTTTGTATTTCTTGGATTTCTTCAGTCTGTTTGTATCCAGATTCCTTTAACTCTTTTTCACTGCCAATAGAATCAATTTCCCATTCATAGAAAGAAGATTGTACGGGTGGCTCTGGGGTGCTAAATAGCTGTAGTTGCTTGTCTTTGGGAATATTCAAGTCAGTTACTCCCTCGCTGGTGGTTTAACTGCTATTATCTGCCCGATTTCATCCGTTATTAGTTCATAACTACTATTAATCAACTGAGGAGTAAGCTGCACCCTAAAAATCGGGTCTAAAATAAACTCGTTAATCTCATCGAGAGACATTTGATTTAGATGAGTCTTGCGATTCGTTTGCTGCCTGGCGATCGCTTCTAACTCGGCTTTTGCCTCTGCCTCGGCTTCTACTTTAGACACTTTGGGCATCTGTTTGACAAATCCCTTAAGCTGGCGATTGCCCAATTTTTCAGCTAATAATTCTCTCAAGCTCAGTTGAGATGCTTCTTCCTGCCAGGGATCGTCTGGTAGCGGTTCTTCTGCTTCTATTTGGGGAGGTTTAGCTTCGGCGATCGCAGTTCGAGCAGCACCATTAACCGCCATAATCTTTTCTCCCGCCGTCGCAGCTTCTTCTATCGACGGTTCGATTCTTTCTTTAGTCCAGACAGGAGTATGGGGATTGCTAACACCGAGGGCGCGATCGCGTCGAATTTGCTCGGACACGTTGACTACGCTACGCTTAAACTGTCCCCAAAAGGCTTTAGCTTGCCGAGGTTTGCTCAATATTTGAAAGACTTCATTACGAGTCTGTTCGTTAGTAGTGCTGTTGTCGCCTTTTTTAATCTTTTCGGTCAGATACTCGACAAACATCGGGTAGGGGACTCCAGGCTCAATTTCCCACTCTGGTTTAGTCGATGTACCAATGGGCAATCCTGCAATGAAATCATCCCAATAACTGTGGGGAATGCCCGACCTTAGCTGTCTGATAATGGTCTGAGCCAGACCATGAGGAGTATGGGAATTAGCCACAATGGGCAAGGCTTCAATTAATGCCCGATAGAACTGCTTGAACTGACTCTCATCCTTCCAAGGTGCTTGCCTCTGCCGTTTTGGTTTGGTTTCTTTGGTAATTTTCGGTTTGGGCTTGGGCTTGTCTACATCATTATTAGTAGAACAATTGTTCTGATTGGCGGCGGAACTAATATCTTTGGCAATAGTTTTGTTAGTAGAACTAACTGAAGTTTCATCTGGTGTTGTCGAACTAGCTACTTGAGAATTATTAAATTCTTTTTCTCGATCATTTTTTCCAGATATTTCGCACTCACAAGGGAGGGTAGGGTGGGATTTATCTTTGGATATGTTTTCTATGGAAGTATTTTCTGTTTTGTCTTGAGACAATTCACAACACTTAGTATCTTGAAAATCCTCAGAACTTAGTTCTGTGTAATTCTCAATACGGACATTTTCAGTACTTCCAGCGTTTTCTTGGTTTTCTACCTCGTCAATCAATTCTTGCAGCTTGTCATATTTCACGCTGTAATAATAGGTTTGATTTTTAGGATTCCAGTAAGGGTTGTTGTGTTTGATTTCGTGGTGTTTGACGTATAGTTTCTTTCGTTCGATTAATCCTTTCTCCAATAGTGAGGCGATCGCCTTTCTCAACTTCCACTCTGTCAAAAAGGTAAATACTTCACTCAGCCATTCCCGCAGGGGTTTATAAATCCAACGAGTATCATCAATGACTACGCCATATTCAGACAAACTCCAAAAATGAAGCTGATGCAGAAAATGAGCCTCAGCATAGTCACCAATCAGATTGATGAAAGAACCAGACAGTACAAGAGTATCAAATTTAGTCTTGAGACTTTCTATTTTGATTACTGGAGTATCGAAGATAGCTGATTGCATCACGCTTCACCTCCAGTAATTTTTTTTAAAAATCCTTTATATTGTTCAAATCTCGCTGTGATGGTGTTTTTAGAGATTTCTAGAGTCTTATCGTGGAAGAAATTGTCTGCTCTTAGTGAGAAAAACTTCTTTTCAGCCGTAGTTTGTGGCATAATTCAGATGTGGCTTAAAAATTGCATACGAAACCGCGCCACCTATCTCAATAGAGAAGGCGGTTAGGTTTAAAGGAGAGCAGTTGTCGAAGGTAGGAAATTCTGGCAACTGTTTCTGCATTTATAGGGATATTGTATAGCTTTATTTGCACTTACTATGTGTTATTCATAAATTTCTTTACTTTGTGCCATAATCTATCTAAAATTTACTTCACGAATTCTGTCTTAAATTAGTTAACATAATGACGAAGAACTCGTTTTCTGGATCGATGTCGTACTTCATCATATAGTCGAGTACGTTTACCTTTACCGATTCGGAACGTCCTTGCAAAAGTCTATCGATCGCCTCAGTTCTTTTTTGAATCCGAGAATTGGTGTAACCGTTATTGCTCATGACGATTCGGTAACATTAACTAATCCATTATTTTCTAGGTGTTGGGGAATTGGCTTATTAACACTAGCAATTTGGAAGACACCCGCATCATCAAACGCTAGATACGCTTTCTTTAAGAAACTTTTAACTCGCTGACGATCTATCGAGTCAAATTCTCTATTTTCTCTAGCCGCACCAAAAGTTAAGTTTTTCTCGTCAATGATGTTTCTGGTTCTGTTGCCGATAAACTTAGGAAAATCTATTACTCTCACTCCATATTCCTGAATTTGAGACTGAAGATATTCATTGGTATCTAAACTTTCCCAATCGTCACAAATTCCCCAATTCTTAACTAATACATAGCTTACTTGCCCTCGAAAATACTTGAAATACTGCTTCAACAGCATCAAACTATCGTAACCACCACTACAGACAAACCAGAGTACGAATTCAACTCCATCTTCGGGAGCAAGAGCAAATAGCTCATTCTTTTCAAACCAATCTTGGAAAGGATTTATTATCTGAGCGGGAAGATTTACCAAAGTCTGCTTTTTTATTGCCGTTAGGTAAATTGATTTAGCTTTATCTTCATGTTTTTCATTCTCGCTAAATATCGCTTCGCGACATCCCAAACTGCTATAAATTCTTTTAACATCGGGATTGCTACGATCCGCATCAAATAAAGCAAATTCAATTGCTCTATCTAAATGATACTGAACGGCAGTACGACAGACAAAAGATTTTCCAACTCCTCCTTTCTCTCCGCCAAATAGTTCTAACTTTGCCATAATTTTCTACTCATCTTAAATTTTTCTTACTGAGAAACCCCAAAAATCAAATCTAGATCTTTCAAATCTGCTTGCTCTTGTGAATCTCGTGCTGTAGATTCTGCTTGAGAATCAATATCTGTGACATCTTGGTTCTGGAAAACATTGTCAACGTCAACAGGTATTGTTGAGGCTAAAGATGTCGGATTTTCTGACTTTATGCCGAGAACCTGCTTCATTGAAAATAAATATTGAAGTAATCTTTCTCGTACCTCCCAATAACAACGTTCTATTTCTTCTTCTGTTTTTTGGTTGGCTTCGAGTGCATAGGGAAGTAAGGTCATCAGGCATACTTCCGCTACTTTTTTCCTTCTTTCTCTAACAGACATACTATTTAACCAATCAGCTACTTGAGCTAGGGGTTTTCCTTCACTTGGTTGCCAGCGAATTGTCAAACTACGAAGTTGGTTTTTACTTGCCATTATTAAGTTCTCAGTTTTTTTATCTTGTTTGCCTACCAAGTTTTTATTCTGCTTTTAAATACTCAAATAGACTAAAAACATCGGCAAAGCGAACTGAAAAAGCCGACTCTGTTGCAGCTATAGATTTAAACTCTAAAGCTTCTGCTACATCGTTTGCGATTCCACCATGAGCTAAGACGGGAGTATACGGTCTAGCTAGATCTATTGGCGAACAATCCATCTTTTCACCAACCGCACAGTTAAAGTAAGCTTCTATAAAGGGTTTGAAAAATGGCAACGGTCCTCCGCATACATTGAGTTCTGTCAGTCGATTGGGAAATATCTCTTTAAGAAAAAGCTTCAGCTTTTCTTCCCATTCCCTCTCTCCAAGAGTTATAGCTTTATCTAGATCTTCTATTTCCGACTTTCTAAGATTGCTATTTCTGGCTGTAGCTAGAGAGCGAATTGCCTCAAGCTCACCCCACAAAGGTTTGGGAGAATAGTATTCACCTTTGCTTGCCTCCGTTATTCCCTTGAAAATAGCGTTGTTTAGTTTGTCTCTATTTAACAAACAAGGTGCAGTTTTAATAACTCGATCCAACAGAAAGGAAAAACCCATAAGAGGACTAGCACCTCTTTTTATCTGCCCCGATTCAAAACAGAGTCCCGTCCAATTGCGATCGCCTAACATCAAAATCCCCAATCGCTGTTGTTTGAACCAATCCAAACCTTTTTCTGCAATCCTCGACACGGCTATACCACCTCCTTCTGGATAACAAAGAAAATCTTCTATCTTGACTCGGATTTTACGGCTGCGAAATTCATATTCTGGAGTCAGTCTTTGTAACTCTCCCCACAAACGCTTGCGGTCTTTATATTCGTCCCAAGGCAATAGCAATCCTAGTTGGATTTTGATTTTTCTCTTTTTTGAGTCAAAGTGTCTTTCTACTATTACTCCTATTGCCGCCATAATTTTGTACAGTGCGTTTTCATATTTGGGAACGCTTCTTCTATCTGTCGGACAAAACTTTTCCGCCATCTGTCCTACTGCTATTACGCTGTTGCCATCTCTTATCCATGCTTGTTGTTCGGGTTGGGAAAATCCTATCCAATTAGAATGTTTGAGTTGATTCTCCATTCGTTCGGATGAAACTTCGTCTATCGCTGATGACATAAATAAAGAGTTTGTTTTGTCTGTCTGTGAGAGCGAATAAACTATCTTAGTCCCACTATTACCCGTATCGATACATATACAGCAATCGACCATCTCTCTACGATTAATAAATTTCTAAAGAACGCCAATCAAATATATTACCTTTAGACTACCGATGAGTTTTCCAACCAAACAATTTAATGTAGCCTAGAATACATTTATTTTTTCACTTCCTAGAGCGTATAGAGTAAAAAAAATTGATTCGCACTATTTTTTTATAACATATACCACTAATT
This window encodes:
- a CDS encoding DNA cytosine methyltransferase, with the translated sequence MLRHLDLFSGIGGFTLAAKQLGGIQTTQFVEIDSDAQTVLRSHFPGVPIHSDIRDYQPEPGAFDLITMGFPCTGTSNAGSRTGLKHPASSLWREGLRCLIEAQPRFCIIEQPEGVIRRGLRAILGGLSLAGYSTEIEYVSAAKLGAGHQRLRLFIISYPNEWADLYQNAPCWSDQMREMVQRQRLSSQWLTVRDLRDRVNNGLSVRLVRGLNEAILEECHYTEPSKSPGRIRARYLAGRTVTPGQAAIALRRVLYLNALSDKTTTQKAI
- a CDS encoding ParM/StbA family protein: MSSAIDEVSSERMENQLKHSNWIGFSQPEQQAWIRDGNSVIAVGQMAEKFCPTDRRSVPKYENALYKIMAAIGVIVERHFDSKKRKIKIQLGLLLPWDEYKDRKRLWGELQRLTPEYEFRSRKIRVKIEDFLCYPEGGGIAVSRIAEKGLDWFKQQRLGILMLGDRNWTGLCFESGQIKRGASPLMGFSFLLDRVIKTAPCLLNRDKLNNAIFKGITEASKGEYYSPKPLWGELEAIRSLATARNSNLRKSEIEDLDKAITLGEREWEEKLKLFLKEIFPNRLTELNVCGGPLPFFKPFIEAYFNCAVGEKMDCSPIDLARPYTPVLAHGGIANDVAEALEFKSIAATESAFSVRFADVFSLFEYLKAE
- a CDS encoding pentapeptide repeat-containing protein, coding for FANLNGANLNGADFLFATLSFAYLGFANLNGANLSFATLRNAILRNAILRDAILINTDLRDTFIGFAENLSNQQIKYACFWEKAIYTEVDWNEIEEKLITVDEKANQKRIEAIRQDKTSDPETPPDCDKWK